The following coding sequences lie in one Cydia strobilella chromosome 20, ilCydStro3.1, whole genome shotgun sequence genomic window:
- the LOC134750798 gene encoding uncharacterized protein LOC134750798, translated as MDIERERRALAVRCNMLARRFARCTEEVKATLFKAYCQSFYTCSLWISYTQRAYSALRVQYNNAYRVVFGLPRHCSASGMFTEGRIDGFHAIIRKRCSSLLRRWRASSNAILCTLADRWDSPWLKHWVQLHAPLCEILF; from the coding sequence ATGGATATCGAGAGGGAACGCAGAGCGCTGGCGGTGCGCTGCAATATGCTGGCTCGTAGGTTTGCACGATGTACTGAAGAGGTGAAGGCTACgctttttaaagcatattgccagtccttctacacgtgcagcctatGGATCAGTTATACGCAGCGGGCATACAGCGCTCTGcgggtacagtacaacaacgcgtACAGGGTGGTATTCGGGCTGCCGCGACACTGTAGCGCATCGGGTATGTTCACGGAGGGACGGATCGATGGTTTCCACGCGATCATCAGGAAGCGGTGTAGCTCGCTGTTGAGGCGATGGCGCGCCAGCTCGAATGCCATCCTCTGCACGTTGGCCGACCGGTGGGACTCACCGTGGCTGAAGCACTGGGTGCAGCTACATGCCCCATTATgtgaaattttgttttaa